The nucleotide window CCAGGCCGCCGCCACGCACAAGACGTTGTCGTGCCTGGACTGCCACGTGGACGGCGCCCGCTTTCCCCACGACCGGCAGCAACGCGCCGCCTGCGCCACCTGCCACGCCCGCCACGACGAGAAGACGATCCACGACGCCCACCAAAGCGTCACGTGCGAGGCCTGCCACCTCTCCGGGACGACGCCCGTCAAGGACGCGGCCACGGGGACGATCGTCGCCAGGCGCGACAAGGCCCCCGCACCGCTGGCCGTGCATGCCATGACGCTGCCCGCCGGCGAAGCCTCCTGCCGCCGCTGCCACGTCCCGGGCAACGCCCTCGGCGCGGCGGCCATGGTCCTGCCGGCCAAGGGCGTCATCTGCCTGCCCTGTCACGCCGCCACCTTCTCCGTGGCCGACACCACGAGCCGGCTGTCGCTGCTGGTCTTCGCCGGCGGCATGGCCGTCCTGGCCGCCTTCTGGTTCTCGGGCGCGGGCCTTGGCGCCCGGTCCGAAACCGGACACGGCGGGGACAGCACCGGGGCCGGGCATGGCGGGCACGGCGCCCGGTCCATCGACTGGGCGCGGCTGGGCGACACGATCCTCTACGACATCTTCCTGCAACGCCGGCTCTACCGGCAATCGCGATCGCGCTGGGCCATCCACGCCCTGATCTTCTACCCCTTCGTGCTGCGCTTCCTGTGGGGCCTGGCCGGCCTGCTCGGGTCGCTCTGGACTCCCCGGGCCGGGTGGCCGTGGATGCTCCTGGACAAGAACAACCCCGTGGGCGCCTTGGTGTTCGACGCAAGCGGCCTGGCGCTTTTGGCCGGCCTTATCCTGGCCGGCGTGTCCTGGCGGCGCCGCCGGGACGGCGAGGCGCCGGTGACCGGCCTGCCCGGCCGCGACTGGCCGGCCCTGGTTCTGCTTGGCGCCCTGGTGCTCGTCGGCTTCGTCCTGGAAGGGATGCGCATCGCCATGACCGGCTGGCCGGCCGGCTCGGGCTGGGCCTTCCTGGGCTACGCCCTGTCTCGGGCCTTCGCCGCCGACCCGGCCGGCCTGACCGGGCCGTACGGCTACGTCTGGTACGCTCACGCCATCCTGACCGGGCTGGTGGTGGCCTACCTGCCCGCCAGCCAGTTGCGCCACGCCCTGACCGCGCCCCTGGCCCTGCTGGCGCGGGCTCTCGGCAAGGAACAATAAACGACGCGCCCGCGCGCCGCCCTGTCGCGGCAGCGGGCGCCCAACCGACAACCGCCAAGGCCACGCGCCGCCAAGGAGACCGCATATGGACATCGCCGGCTACAACATGCCCGAGGATCTCTACTACGACACCTACCACTTCTGGACCCGCGTCGACGGCGACCTGCTCGTCATGGGCATGGACGACTTCGCCGAGAAGCTGGCCGGCCAGATCGTGTTCGTGCAGCTGCCCTTCGAGGGCAAGGCCGTGGTGGCCGGCAAGAAGTTCGCCAAGATCGAATCCGGCAAGTGGCTCGGCACGGTCTACGGCCCGGTGGACGGCGAGATCGTCGGCGTCAACCAGGACCTGGAGTCCAACCCGGCCCTGATCAACCAGGACTGCTACGGCGCCGGCTGGATGTACCGGATTCGGCCCAAGGACCCGGGGCAACTGAGCCGGCTCATCCACGGCGGCCGGGACGTCCTCGAACCTTGGCTTGCCGCGGACATCAAGAAATTCAAGCAGGACTAGCATGCGTCAGACAGCCTTTCCCCTTGCCCGACGCCTGGACATGGCGGCTTGCGCCTCCTGCCGGCTGTGCGTCGACGTCTGTCCGGCCGTGGCCGCGACCCGGGACGGCTCCCTGTCGGCCCTTGGGCGCATGAAGGGCCTTAGGGACCTGCTGCGGCGCCGGGGCGGCCTGTGGCGCAGGCTGTTGCGCCTGCCCGAGCCCACGCCCGAGGAACTCAAGGCCTTCGGCGCCTCGGTCTTTCGCTGCTCGCTGTGCGGCGGTTGCCAGGAGGTCTGCCCCCTGGGCATCCAGCTCAAGGAGCTGTGGCTGTCGCTACGGGAAGAACTCGTGCGCACGGGCAACAACCCCAAAAAAATCGAGATGATCCGCGACAACCTCGAAGAGAGCCGCAACGTCTTCGCCGAGGACAACGCCGAACGGGCCGACTGGGTCGACGACATGCGCGATCCGCCGGACGACGGTTTCCAAAAGGACACGGCCGAGGTGGTCTTTTTCACGGGCTGCGTGGGGGCCTATTTCCCCCTGGCCCAGAAGATCCCCGTGGCCTTGTGCGAGATCTTCCAGGCAAGCGGCGTGGACTTCACCCTGCTTGGGGCCGACGAATGGTGCTGCGGCTTTCCGCTGGTCGGCGCCGGGCTTGGGGAAGGGCTGCCGGCGTTCATCGAGCACAACGTGGCGGCCGTGGCGGCCAAGGGCGCACGCCAAGTCGTCTTCACCTGCCCGTCCTGCTACCAGATCTGGCGCGAGGCCTATCCCCAGCGCTTCGAGCTTTACCACGCCTCGCAGTTTCTGACCGACCTGGTGGCCGCCGGCAAGGTGCCGCTCAAACCCCTGGAGATGACCGTGACCTATCACGACCCCTGCGACCTGGGGCGCGGGGCGCGGGTTTTCGACGCCCCGCGCGATGTCCTTCGGGCCATCCCGGGGCTGACCCTGGTGGAGATGGGCCACAACCGCGAAAACTGCCTGTGCTGCGGCGGCGGCGGCAACCTGGAGATGCTCGACGCCGAACTGTCCGCGGCCATGGCCAAGCGCAAGGTCGAGGAGGCCGTGGCCACGGGGGCGCAGGCCGTGGTCACCACCTGCCAGCAATGCGTGCGCACCATGACCACCTATGCCCGGCGCAACAAGGTGGCCATCGAGGTGCTGGACCTGACCCAACTGGTGCGGCGGGCCCTGGCCGGCTAGCCCGCCGGCCGGGCGCGGAGGATAATCATGCGGACATGGCGACTGCTGGATTTGCCGCCCCTGACGGCGGCGGAGAACATGGCCCTGGACGAGGTGCTGCTGGAGCTCAAGGGCGAGGGGGCGGACGTGCCCAACACCCTGCGGTTTCTGCAATTTTCACCCCGGGCCGTGCTGGTCGGCTTCCACCAGTCGGTGGCCGAGGAGGTCCGGGTGTCCTACTGCCGGGACAACGGCATCGACATCAACCGCCGCATCACCGGCGGCGGGGGCCTGTTGTTCGACGAGAGCCAGATCGGCTGGGAAATCATCTGCGACAAGGCCTTCTTCGACCTGGTGGTGCCCACGGACCGGTTGTTTCGCGAATTGTGCCGGCCCGTGGTCGCGGCCTTGCGGGCCATGGGCATCGACGCCCGGTTCCGCCCCCGAAACGACATCGAGGTGGCCGGCCGCAAGCTCTCGGGCACGGGCGGCACCGACCACGAGGGGGCCTTCCTCTTCCAGGGAACGCTGCTGACCGACTTCGACGTCGAAACCATGCTCAAAAGCCTGCGCATCCCGGTGGAAAAGCTCAAGGCCAAGGAGATCGACTCGGTTAAAAAGCGCGTGACCTGCCTGGCCTGGGAACTGGGCCGCGCCCCGGAGCCGGCCGCGGTCAAGGCCGCCCTGGCCCGGGCCTTCGCCCGCCACCTGGGCGTGCGCCTGGAGCCGGCCGGGCTCACCCCGCAGGAGAAGCGCCTCCTGGCCGAGCGCCTGCCCTCTTTCCGCTCCAAGGAGTGGATCGACCTGGTCAACCCGAAATACGAGAAGACCGAGGTGGTCCAGGCCGCCTACAAGTCGCCAAACGGCCTGGCCCGCTTCACCCTGGCCGTCAACCTGCCCCGCAAGGTCCTCAAGAACGTCTTCATCACCGGCGACTTCCTGTCCTTTCCCAGCCGGGCGCTTTTTGACCTGGAGGCGGCCCTGCGCGGCCTGCCGCTTAACGCCGACGTCCTGTGCGGCGTCATCCACCGCTTTTTCGACGAAGGCCGCATCGCCATCCCGGGCATGGAGGCCGAGGACCTGTGCAAGCCCGTGCGCCAGGCCCTGGAAAAGGCCGCCATCGCCCGCCACGGCATCCCGCTCGAATACTGCAACCAGATCAGCCTGACCAACGGCAGCTTCGACGAGGTCATCGCCCGAAAGCCCTCGGCCCTGCTGCTGCCCTACTGCTCCAAGCTCAAGGACTGCGACCTGCGCTTTACCAAGGACTGCCGGGCCTGCGGCGAATGCACCGTGGGCCAGGCCTGGGCCATGGGCCGGGAGCGCAACATGCGAAACGTCTGCGTCACCAGTTTCGAGGACCTCATGGCCGAACTGGCCGGCCTGCGCCAGGCCGGGGCCCGGGCGTTCATCGGCTGCTGCTGCCAGCCCTTTTTCACCAAGCACGTGGACGACTTCGCCAGGGCCGGCCTGCCCGGCATCCTGGTCAACATCGACGACACCACCTGCTACGACCTGAGCCAGGAGGACGAGGCCCACCAAGGCACCTTCGCCAGCCAGACCCACCTCAACCTCGGCCTGCTGGCCGCCGTGCTGGACGCGGCCCGGGCCTGAGGACCGCCATGGAAACGTTGCGCTGCGACGTGCTGGTGGTGGGGGCGGGGCCGGCCGGGTCGTGCGCCGCCCGGGAGGCGGCCAAGGCCGGGGCGGACGTCCTCGTGGTCGAGCGCCGCCGCCGGGTGGGCCTGCCCGTGCAGTGCGCCGAATACATCCCGGCGCCGCTTGTGGGCGAGGCCGGCGTCGGGCGCGGCTACGTCGTCCAGGAAGTGGCCGGCATGCGCACCTGGCTCCAGGGCGGCCTCATCCAGGAACTGCCCGCCCCGGGGCTCATGATCCGCCGCGACCGCTTCGACCAGGCCCTGGCCGCATCGGCCAGCCAGGCCGGGGCGCGCCTGCTCCTCGGCACCGCCGCCATCGCCCTGTCCGGCCGGTGCCTTGCGGCCACGGACGCGGGCGGCCGGCAGTTGGCCATCACCGCCAGGGTGGTCGTCGGCGCCGACGGCCCCCACTCCCGCATCGGCCGGGCCATCGGCTCGGCCAACCGCCACTGCCTGCCCGCCGTGCAGTTCCGGGTGCGCCTGACGCGGCCGCTGACCCACACCGAGGTCTTTTTCGACGACCGCATCCGCGGCGGCTACGCCTGGCTGTTCCCCAAGGGCGAACAGGCCAACCTGGGCCTGGGCATGCTGCGCCCCGGCCCGGGCCTGCCCGGGATCGTGGCCGTGCTGCGCGCGCTTTGGGCCGAACTGCGGGCCAAGGGCCGCATCGCCGGCGAACCGCTGGGGAGCTGCGCCGGCTGGATTCCGGCCGAGGCGCCGCGCCGCGTCGTTGCCGGCGGCGTGCTCCTGGCCGGGGACGCCGCCGGCCATACCCATCCCATAACCGGTGCCGGCATCTTCCAGGCCGTCCTGGGCGGCAAGATGGCTGGCGCCTGGGCGGCCCGGGCCGCCCTTTCCGGCGATACCGGCCTGCTCGCCGGCTACCAGGACGCATGGGACGATTTTTACGGCGAGACCCTGGCCCGGGCCCATGTCCGGCGACAGTTGCTGGAAAGCCGCCCGGGCGATCTGGAATCCGTCATCCGGCGCTGCTGGGTGGGCTTTCGGGAGTATTATGCGGACGCTTGAAACGCGGCTTGCCCAGGCCCGGGAACTGTCCTTCGCACACCACGGGAAACGCATCGGCTTCCACCTGCCGGGCATGTTCACCGTGGGCGCGACCCGGGGCCGCTACCCGGCCGTCTCCATTACCGGCGACGCCTGCGCGCTCACCTGCGACCACTGCCGGGGCAAACTCCTGTTACCCATGATCAAGGCCATGACCCCGCAGTCCCTGGTGGAGAAATGCCTGGCCCTGGAGGCGGACGGGCATCTGGGCGTGCTTGTCAGCGGCGGCTGCGGCCCGGACGGCGACCTGCCCTGGGAGGCCTTCCTGCCGGCCCTGGCCGCGGTCAAGGCCACGACGAGGCTCACCGTCTCCGTGCACAGCGGCTTCGTCGACCGGGAGACCGCCCGGGGCCTCAAGGCGGCCGGCGTGGACCAGGCACTCGTCGACGTCATCGGCAGCGACGACACCTACCGCGCCGTCTACCACGTGGACGGCGGGCTCGCCCGCCTGGAGGCGTCGCTGGCCGCCCTGACCGGGGCCGGGCTCCCCGTCATTCCCCATATCGTGTGCGGCCTGCACTACGGCGAGTTGCGCGGCGAAGCCCGCGCCCTGGACATCGTGGCCGAAATCGACCCGGACCTGGTCGTCATCCTGTCGCTCATGAACCTGCCGGGCACGCCCATGGCGCGCGTGGCACCGCCGCCGGCCGAAGCCGTGGCCGAGTTGCTCATCGCCGCGCGGCTGCGCCTGCCCCGGGCGCAAATGAGCCTCGGCTGCGCCCGGCCCCGGGGCGGCGAGCGCCTGGAGACCCTCGCCGTGGCGGCCGGCGTCAACCGCCTGGCCCTGCCCTCGGACGCGGCCCGGCAGCGGGCCGCAGAACTGGGACTGGCCGTCGACTACCGCCGGACCTGCTGTTCGGTGCGCCACGGCCCGACCGAAAACCCGTGGTGACGGCCGGCCCGGCCGGACCTCGCCCGGACGGGGCCACCGCGCCCCTGGAGCCAATACCGATGGAACCGCTGGAAGCGTCGCGACACGCCACCCCGAACGATCCCTTGCGGGAAAGCCCGACCTATCTCCGCCTGAGCCTGGCCGCCGCCATGACCCTGGGCTTCGCTCCGGGGCTCTTCTACCGCGACGCGCGGCTTTCCTGCATCAACCTGCTTTTGACCTACGCCTCGGGCTGCGCCGCCCGCTGCGCCTACTGCGGCCTGTCCGGCGAGCGGCCGGACGGGGCGGGCGGACAAAGCTTCATCCGCGTCACCTGGCCCACGCATTCCCTGGACGACATCACCCAAGCCATCGCCGCGCGCCGGGACCGGGTCAAACGCATCTGCATCTCCATGCTGACCAACCGCCGCTGCGCCCGGGACACGGAAACCGTCTGCCGCCGGCTGCGCCAACGCTTCGACATCCCGGTGTCGCTGCTCGTCTCGCCCACGGTCATCGACCGCGACGACCTGCTGGCCTTCAAGAAGGCCGGCGCGGACAAGGTCGGCGTGGCCATCGACCTGGCCACCCCGGAACTCTTCGACCGCTACCGGGGGGCCGGCGTGGGCGGCCCCCACCACTGGGACGCCTATTGGCGCTGCCTGGGCCAGGCCATCGACATCTTCGGCCGGGGGTTCGCCGGCGCCCATTTCATGGTCGGCCTGGGCGAGACCGAGGCGGACATGTGCGCCGCCATGGCCCGGGTGCGGGAGATGGGCGGCAACACCCACCTGTTCTCCTTTTTCCCCGAACCGGCCTCGGCCCTGGCCGACCACCCCCAGCCGCCCATGGAACAATACCGCCGGGTGCAGCTGGCCCGCTACCTCATCGACGCCGGCCGGACCCGGGCCGAGCGCTTCGCCTACGACGAGGCCGGCCGGATCGCGTCCTACGGCCTGCCCGGGGACGTCATCCAGGCGGTCGTGGCCTCGGGCGAGCCCTTCCGCACCAGCGGCTGCACCGGCTACGACGGTACGGTCGCCTGCAACCGGCCCTACGCCAATTCGCGGCCGGGGCCGGACATCCGCAACTACCCCTTCAAGCCCGACCGCAACGACATCCGACGCATCCGCCGGCAGATGAGGTAGGCCCGCCATGCCCCTGGACGAACGCATCATCACCGAAGCCATCCTCGAAACCTATTGCGCCAAGTTCAAGTCGTGCCTCGACCTCGACACGGCCGTTGTCGGCGGCGGCCCCTCGGGGCTGGTCGCGGCCATGCTCCTGGCCCGGGAGGGCTTCAACGTCGCCCTCTACGAACGCAAGCTGTCCCTGGGCGGCGGCATGTGGGGCGGCGGCATGACCTGGAACGTCATCGTGGTCCAGAAGGAGAGCCTGCGGCTACTCACCGACGTGGGCGTGCCGGTGACGCGCTTTCGCGACGGCTACTACACGGCCGATGCCCCGACCGCCGCCTCGACCCTGGCCGCGGCCGCCTGCCAGGCCGGGGTCAAGGTCTTCAATTGCGTCAGCGTCGAGGACGTGGTGCTGCGCGAGGTCGACGGGGCCAAGCGGGTGACCGGGCTGGTGCTCAATTCCTCGGCCGTGGAACTGGCCGGCCTGCACGTGGACCCGCTGGTGGTGGGCGCCCGGTACGTCATTGAGGCCACGGGCCATGCCGTGGAGGTGCTCAAGACCCTCGTGCGCAAAAACGACGTGGAACTGCTCACGCCAAGCGGCGGCATCGAGGGCGAACAGTCCTTGTGGGCGGAGGTGGCCGAAACCAACACCCTAAGAAACACCCGGGAGGTCTTCCCGGGACTCTACGTGGCCGGCATGGCCGCCAACGCCAGTTTCGGCTCCTACCGCATGGGCCCGATCTTCGGCGGCATGCTGCTTTCCGGCGAAAAGGCCGCCCGGGAAATCGCCGGCAGGCTGCGCGACCGCCACGAACACGCGTAGCGGCAACGAAGGACAGTGGGTCAGCCAACACAACAAAGGGGATTCGTATGAGCGAAACGATGCGCGCCGCCGTCTGGTATGGGAAAAAGGATGTCCGCGTGGAGACCGTGCCTGTTCCGCCGCCCCCCGCGCCCGGCTGGGTCAAGATCAAGGTCGCCTGGTGCGGCATCTGCGGCTCGGACCTGCACGAATACCTGGCCGGCCCGATCTTCATTCCGGTGGGCGCCCCCCATCCCCTGACCGGCAAACAGGGCAGCCTCATCCTCGGCCACGAGTTCACGGGCACGGTGGTGGCGGTGGGCGAAGGCGTGACCAACCTGCGGCTGGGCGACCGGGTGGCGCCGGATGCCTGCCAGCATTGCGGGGTGTGCGGCCCCTGCCAGGTCGGCCGCTACAATGTCTGCGAAAAACTGGCCTTCACCGGCCTGCACAACGACGGCGCCTTCGCCCCCTACGTCAACGTGCCGGCCGAGCTGTGCTACATCCTGCCCGAGGGAGTGGACTTCGAGGCCGGAGCGGTCATCGAGCCCCTGGCCACGGGATTCAAGGCCGTGCGCGAGGCCGGTTCCATCCTCGGCGACACGGTGGCCATCATCGGTGCCGGCACCATCGGCCTGGGCGTGCTGCAGGCGGCCAAGGCCGCCGGCGCGGGCAAGGTCATCGTGCTGGAGATGTCGGCCGCCCGCACGGCCAAGGCCTGGGAATGCGGCGCCGACGTGGTGCTGAGCCCCAAGGAATGCGACCCCGTGGCCGAGGTGAAAAAGCTCACCGGCGGCAGCGGCGCCGACGTCTCCTTCGAATGCGTGGGGCACAAGCTGACCGGCCCCCTGGCCGTGGACCTCATCCGCAACATCGGCAAGGCCATCATCGTGGGCATCTTCGAGGAGCCCAGTTCCTTTAACTTCTTCAGCTTAAGCGGCACGGACAAGACCGTCGTCGGCACCCTGGCCTACACCATCCGCGACTTCAAGGGCGTGGCCACCCATCTGGCCAGCGGCCGGATCAAGGCCGAGCCCCTCATTACCGGCCGCATCGGCCTGGAAGACATCGTGGAAAAGGGCTTTTTGGAGTTGATCAACAACAAGGACGAAAACATCAAGATCCTCGTCAAGCCCGAGGACTAGCCCCTCGCCCTGACGCCTCCGCCGGCCGCCGACGGAGGCGTCAGGCGTGGCCTCAGATCCCTTCGCCGAAACCGAAGAACTCCCGGGCCGCCAGGCGGCGGCGCCGCTCCTGGCGGTAGCTGTCGCGCAGCAGGCGCCGCAGGTCCTGGAACACCCGGGCCGCGTACAGGTCGTCCCGGGACCGCGGCCGGAGAACGGGCAGCGGCTCGTCGTACACCGCCGGCCCGGCCGCCGGCGGCAGCCCGATGACGCGGTCGGCCAGGTACAGGGCCTCGTCCAGGTCCTCGGTGGCCATGACCACGGTGCGCCGTGGGCTCGCGCCGGCCACGAGCCGGGGAAGCAGGTCCTCCAGGGCGGTGCGCTCCCGGGGCTCCAGCAGACAGAACGGATCGTCGAGAAACAGCACCGGCGAGCCCAGGGCCAACGCCCGCACCAGGCTGGCCCGCAGCCGCCCGCCCCTGGTCAGCTCCAGGGGCCGCCGGTCCAGGTCGTCGCCGAGCCCGGCCAGGGCCAGATAGTCCTCGGCCAGGGCGCGGCCGTGCCCGGGCGGGCTGTCCGGCCGGGCCGCCTCGCAGGCCAGAAGCAGGTTGTCCCGAAGGCTCAGCCAGGGAAAAAGCCCGCTGTCGCAAAGGACCAGCCCCCGGTCGAGGTCCTGGCCGGCCACCGGGCGGCCGTCCCAGGCGATCCGGCCGAAGGCCGGAATCTCCAGGCCCGCCAGCAGCCGCAGCAGCATCGACTTGCCGCAGCCGGGCGGGCCGAAAAGGCCCACGAACGCCCCGGGCTCGACGTGAAACCGCAGGTCCTCGATCACGGTGCGGCCCTCGCGCACCGCGCGCAGGTCGCTGACGGACAATCCCTTCTTGTGCGCCGGCCGGGCGCTGGCGGACGTCATGACGGACTCCTTGGCAATAGGGGGTGTGGTCCTGGTTGGCGGCAACCGCTTATCTTGACTAAATCGATCGATTTAGAAATAAAATAAGCCCGCCCTCCCGTCAACACCCGCGCCCGGCCCGCCGGTTTTCCTTGCCTCAGGCTTTCCCGGCCGTGGCAACGACCTGCTCGATGACCCGCCGCATCTCGTCCAGATCCACGGGCTTGGCCACGTAGCCATCCATGCCCGCCGCCAGAAACCGCTCCCGGTCGCCGGTCATGGCGTAGGCGGTCAGGGCCACGATGGGGATATCGCGGTTGCGGATTCCGCCGGCGCCCTCGCGGATGCGCCTTGTCGCGGTCACGCCGTCGAGGACCGGCATCTGCACGTCCATGAGCACGCAGTCGAAAGTCTCCCGCCCCAGCGCCTCCAGGGCCTGCTGGCCGTTGTCCACGGCCGCCACCCGGTATCCGGCCTTTTCCAGGAATCGCCGGAGGCTGATCTGACTGATGCGGTCGTCGTCGGCCAGGAGGATGCGCCGTCCCACCGGGGCCGACGACGGGGCGGCGGCCTTCGTGGCGGCAACCTCCGTGGCGGCCGGGCTGCCCGGCGGCAGGCCCATGGGGAGCGTGAGATAGACCGTGGTCCCCTGCCCTTCCTGGCTTTCGATGGTCATGGTCCCCCGCAGCAAGCCCACCAGCCGCCTGGTGATGGTCAGGCCCAGTCCGGCCCCCTCCTGGGGCCGGGAGGAGGACCCCGCCACCTGGGTGAAGGGATCGCAGACCAGGGGCAGCTTGTCGTCGGGGATACCCACGCCGGTATCGGCCACGCAAAACAGCAGGCGCGCGCGGTCGGGGGAGGCCGGCGCCAGGGCGGATACGGACAGCCGCACCGAGCCCGCGACCGTGAACTTCAGGGCGTTGCCGACCAGGTTGAACAGAATCTGGCGGATGCGCACCTCGTCGCCGACAAGGGACTCCGGCAGGCCGCCATCCGGCTCCAAGGCCAGGACCAGCCCCTTTTCCCGGCAAAGGGGCATGAAGGTGTCGTGCAAGGCGCGCAACAGGTCACCGAGGCGCAAGGTCGTCTCGGTGACGGACAGGCGCCCGGCCTCGATGCGGGAAAGGTCCAGGATATCGGAGAGCAGCCGGGTCAGGCGCTCGCCCGAACGCAGGGCCACCCGGGTGTATTCGTCCTGTTCCCGATCGAGCGTCGTGGTCCGCAGCAGTTGGAGCATGCCCAGGATCCCGTTGAGCGGGGTCCGTATTTCATGGCTCATGTTGGCCAGGAATTCGCTCTTGGCCCGGTTGGCGGCCTCGGCCGCCTCCTTGGCCTCGACGATGGCCATCTCGGCCCGTTTGCGGACCGTGACGTCCTCGCTGAAGCACACGATGCCGCCGATCTCCCCGGTGGATTTGAACCAGGGCCTGATTTCCCAGGAAATCCACTGGATGCTGCCATCGCTGCGGGTGAAGGACTCGTTGACGCCGCCGGCCACCCGGCCGGCCAGGCCAAGGCGGTGGATTTCCCGCAGGCGCTCCGGGAGCTCCGGAAAGACCGCGTAATGGGAAAGGCCGGTGAGGTTTTTCCCGCCAAGGCCGTAGTCGTCGTTCCAGCGGCGGCTGGCGGCCAGATAGACCATGTCCCGGTCGAACATGGCGATGGCGGCCGGGGCGTGCTCCACGAACAGGCGCAGCTGCTCCTCGCGTTCGGCCAGGGCCTGTTCGATGCGCTTGCGCTCGGTGATGTCCACGAAGCTGGCCAACAGGCCCTCGCCGACGGCCATGCCGGCGATGAGTACCGTGCGCGTGCGGCCGTCCTTGCAGGTCACCGGGTATTCGGCCTGGGGCACGTCCGGGTCTTCGCCGGCGCCCCGGCGCATGGCCCGGTCCCAAAGGGCGCGAAGCTCCTCCCGTTTGGCCGGGTCGGGGGAGGCCTTGCCCATCCAGGCTTCCAGGCTGGGGATATCCTCGAGGGTGTATCCGAACAGCGCGACGAAGCGGTCGTTGAGGTCCAGGATGCACCCGTCGCGGCTCATGTAGCCCATGGGCACCGGAGAGAAGCTGAAGAGTTCGCGAAACCGCGCGGCGCTGGCCTGTTCGGCCCGCCGGGCCTCCCTGATTTCGGTCACGTCCTGGAACATGACCACGAACCGCTCGCCCTCCAGGGGGAAGGCCGAAATCTGGAAATGCTTGCCCAGTTCCGGCATGGTGGTTTCAAAGGTCGTGGGCCGGCGCGTTTCGAGCATGGAGACGTGGGTATCCAGATCCGGAACCCGGTCGAGCCCGAAGACGTCACGGACCCGGCGTCCCACGGCCTCCCGGCGGCTGACCCCGAAAATGCGTCCATAGGCCGGATTCGCGTCGAGCAGGAGATAGTCCGCCGGCCGGCCCGCCCCGTCGCGCACGAGTTCCACCACGCACAAGCCTTCGTTCATGGACTCGAACAGCGCGCGGTACTTCTCCTCGCCGCGGCGCCGCGCTTCCCGCAAGGCGGCCGGCGACGGCGCCTCCGGGTCGCCCACGGCGCCGTCATGGTCAAGGTCCCCGTCGCCGGGCCACGGGTCCGGCCAACGGCCGCCCGCGACCTCGGCGGCCCCGTGCTCGAAAAGCACCAACAGGGATCGCAGCCGGCCCGCGTCGTCGAGCACCGGCTCCACGCGCAGGTCCAGGCGCCCGGACGGGGCCGGGCCGGGGTCCCGGGGCAATCCCGTGACGCGGGCCGCGACCAGGCTGTCGGCGGCCTGCCCCAGGGCCGCGCGCAACGGCCGGCGCAAGTCCTCCCGCGCCAGGCCCGGCAGGCCCTGTCCGGGTTCTCCGGGGGGAAAGGCCAGAAACGGCCGCAAATCCCCGCGCACGAAGAGGACCCGCAGCCCCGGGTCGACCAGCACGCACGCAGGCTCGGACAGCCTGCCCAGGATCTCCTGGGCCACCGCCTCCGGGCTCGTGGCCCGGCTTCCGGGACCGTCGTCCGACGTGGCCGCCGCGACCGGACCATGGGACGGCTCGGGGTTGTCCGGCCGCGCCTGCCGATCGACGGACTCCATTGCCCTCCGCTCACCCATGATACCGCCTCCCGGACGTTCCGGATTGCTCGCTACCGAGAGGCATTCCGGGCCGATTGACGGAAACGTATTACGGATAACGGAAAAATAAAAAGCTTTTTCGGTCGATGGAACGACTCGCCGGGCCCGGGCCGAACCGGACGGGCCCCGGCGCCGCCGGCGGTTCCCCCGCCCGCCGCCCGGCCAAGGCCGCTGCGGCGCCCCCCACGGTCGTCGCCTCAGGCCGGGTGGGGGCCGTTTGCACAATCGGCCAGCGCGTCCATGCGGACAAAGCGATACGTGCCGGAGGTGGCCAGATGGTCCAGGAAGGCGGTGTAGGCGGCAAGCATGGGGGCGTTGCCGGAAAAGCGCTTCTCGCAGTGGGTCAGCAGCACCACCACGCCGCCGCTGCGGGCGATGGCCGCGGCCGTCGCCTGCCACAGGGCCAGGATCTCCCCGGGCGCGTG belongs to Solidesulfovibrio sp. and includes:
- a CDS encoding 2,3-butanediol dehydrogenase, whose protein sequence is MSETMRAAVWYGKKDVRVETVPVPPPPAPGWVKIKVAWCGICGSDLHEYLAGPIFIPVGAPHPLTGKQGSLILGHEFTGTVVAVGEGVTNLRLGDRVAPDACQHCGVCGPCQVGRYNVCEKLAFTGLHNDGAFAPYVNVPAELCYILPEGVDFEAGAVIEPLATGFKAVREAGSILGDTVAIIGAGTIGLGVLQAAKAAGAGKVIVLEMSAARTAKAWECGADVVLSPKECDPVAEVKKLTGGSGADVSFECVGHKLTGPLAVDLIRNIGKAIIVGIFEEPSSFNFFSLSGTDKTVVGTLAYTIRDFKGVATHLASGRIKAEPLITGRIGLEDIVEKGFLELINNKDENIKILVKPED
- a CDS encoding sulfide-dependent adenosine diphosphate thiazole synthase, which encodes MPLDERIITEAILETYCAKFKSCLDLDTAVVGGGPSGLVAAMLLAREGFNVALYERKLSLGGGMWGGGMTWNVIVVQKESLRLLTDVGVPVTRFRDGYYTADAPTAASTLAAAACQAGVKVFNCVSVEDVVLREVDGAKRVTGLVLNSSAVELAGLHVDPLVVGARYVIEATGHAVEVLKTLVRKNDVELLTPSGGIEGEQSLWAEVAETNTLRNTREVFPGLYVAGMAANASFGSYRMGPIFGGMLLSGEKAAREIAGRLRDRHEHA
- a CDS encoding geranylgeranyl reductase family protein produces the protein METLRCDVLVVGAGPAGSCAAREAAKAGADVLVVERRRRVGLPVQCAEYIPAPLVGEAGVGRGYVVQEVAGMRTWLQGGLIQELPAPGLMIRRDRFDQALAASASQAGARLLLGTAAIALSGRCLAATDAGGRQLAITARVVVGADGPHSRIGRAIGSANRHCLPAVQFRVRLTRPLTHTEVFFDDRIRGGYAWLFPKGEQANLGLGMLRPGPGLPGIVAVLRALWAELRAKGRIAGEPLGSCAGWIPAEAPRRVVAGGVLLAGDAAGHTHPITGAGIFQAVLGGKMAGAWAARAALSGDTGLLAGYQDAWDDFYGETLARAHVRRQLLESRPGDLESVIRRCWVGFREYYADA
- a CDS encoding radical SAM protein, giving the protein MRTLETRLAQARELSFAHHGKRIGFHLPGMFTVGATRGRYPAVSITGDACALTCDHCRGKLLLPMIKAMTPQSLVEKCLALEADGHLGVLVSGGCGPDGDLPWEAFLPALAAVKATTRLTVSVHSGFVDRETARGLKAAGVDQALVDVIGSDDTYRAVYHVDGGLARLEASLAALTGAGLPVIPHIVCGLHYGELRGEARALDIVAEIDPDLVVILSLMNLPGTPMARVAPPPAEAVAELLIAARLRLPRAQMSLGCARPRGGERLETLAVAAGVNRLALPSDAARQRAAELGLAVDYRRTCCSVRHGPTENPW
- a CDS encoding radical SAM protein — encoded protein: MEPLEASRHATPNDPLRESPTYLRLSLAAAMTLGFAPGLFYRDARLSCINLLLTYASGCAARCAYCGLSGERPDGAGGQSFIRVTWPTHSLDDITQAIAARRDRVKRICISMLTNRRCARDTETVCRRLRQRFDIPVSLLVSPTVIDRDDLLAFKKAGADKVGVAIDLATPELFDRYRGAGVGGPHHWDAYWRCLGQAIDIFGRGFAGAHFMVGLGETEADMCAAMARVREMGGNTHLFSFFPEPASALADHPQPPMEQYRRVQLARYLIDAGRTRAERFAYDEAGRIASYGLPGDVIQAVVASGEPFRTSGCTGYDGTVACNRPYANSRPGPDIRNYPFKPDRNDIRRIRRQMR